The genomic stretch GCCAACCCCCCTCCCGGGGGCCGCACCACCCCTCCAGAGCGATCGGTGGGCCGTTTTCGCGCTACCGCAACTGCCGGATGGTCTCGCAGTTCGAGAACGATTCCCCCGGGTCGCCGTTGCACTGGTCGATCCCCGCCCCGCCGTCGAAGGAGTCCAGGCCTTCGTCGCCCTCCAGGTAGTCGTTGCCGGTCCCGCCTTTCAGCACGTCGTTGCCCTTGGCACCGAGGATGATGTCGTTCCCGGGCCCGCCGTCGACGACGTTGTTGCCCGGGCCGCCGTAGATGGAGTCGTCGCCGCCCCGGCCGAACACGGTGGTGGGGAACTTCTCGAAGCACAGCAGGTCGGGGCCGTTGGTGCCGGTGATCACGAACTTCCCGTTCTTCTTGTGCGGCTCCACCGAGCAGTCCGCCCGCCAGTCGGGCTCGGACTGGCCCACGAACTGCTTCGCGTGCAGCAGCACCTTCTGGGCCTTGCCGTTGGCGTCCATCACCATCAGCGAGGACCCCTTCACGGGCACCGCGCCGCCGTCGACCTGGAACGCGATCTTCGTCCCGTCGTTGGACCACGCCGGGTTCGTGAACTCCGTCGAGCCCGTGTGGTGGGTCAGCCCCATCGGCTCCGACCCGTCGTCGTTCATGATCCATATGTCGCCGTCGCGGACGAAGGCGATCTTCTTCCCGTCGGCCCGCCAGTTCGGGTGCGTTCCGTCGTCGGTGAGCTGACCCAGGACCTCTCCGTCGCCCGAGTCCATCAGCCAGATCCCGTGGCTCGGGCCGGTCGTGGTCCCCTCCGGGACGGTCCGGTTGCTGACGAAGGCGATGACGTGGGTGCGGGGCGACCAGGCCGGCTGGATGTCGTCGGAGACGGTGCCGGGGGTGAGGTCCTGGGGCAGCCGGCCGGTCCAGGTGACCTTCCAGATGTCCGCGGCGGCATCCTGCCCGCTCACCACCAGCGCGCTCGAGTAGGCCACGTGGCCGCCGGTGAAGTCCCAGGACGGGCTCTGGTCGTCGGTGGTGGGGGACTTGGTCAGGTTGGCCAGGGAGTTGGAGGGGAGGTCCGGGAACGGGCTGACGATCCAGATGTCGCCGGGGCCGCGCCCGGTGGACGTGTGGGTCGCGCTCACGAACGCCAGGTGCGCGCCGTGCTCGGGCGAGAAGGTCGGCGAGAAGTTGTCGTTGCGCATGATCGGCCCCGTGCTCCTGGTGCCGGTGACGTCCTCCAGGCCGTTGTCTCCCTCCCGGTACACCTGGATGGAGCCGTTCTTGGCGAGGGCGGAGAACGCCACCCAGCCGTTCCTGCCGACGAACGCGGCCCGGGCCGGCGAGGCGCTCAGGTTCAGCACCAGGGACGCGGCCAGCAGGACCAGGGTGACGAGGGAAACGCGACGACGCATGCGGTTGGACCTCCCGGTCGTGGGGCGCCGAACCGGGTCCGGCACGGAGGGGGTAAAGACTCGCTGTCGAACCCGAGTCCGGGATCGTGGCGGACGCTGTAGCGCGGGCGTCCTCGTCTGGAAACCCCGTACCGCGGCCGTCCTCGCCAAGGGAGTCCGGCGGTCGTACCATCCCGCTGCCATGGCCGGCGTCGAACGAGGCTCCCTGCTCCTCGCGGACATCAGCGGGTACACCGCGTACCTCTCCGGTGTCGAGCTGGAGCACGCCCACGACATCCTGGCCGACCTGCTGGGAACGGTGATCGGCGAGCTCCGGGGCCTGTTCGAGCTGGCCAAGCTGGAGGGCGACGCCGTGTTCTGCCACGCGCCGGAGACCGGCGCGGACGTCCCCCGAGGAGGCCGGCGGGAGCGGCGGAGACGGCTCCAGCCTGCTGAACGCGGTGGAGGCCTGCTACTTCGCGTTCCAGCGGCGCCAGCGGAACATCGCGAACCTCACCACCTGCGCCTGCAACGCGTGCATCCGGATCCCCGACCTCACCCTGAAGTTCGTGGTCCACCACGGCCAGTACATCTCGCACGAGGTGGCCGGGAGCCGGGAGCTGATCGGCTCCGAGGTGGTGACCGCACACCGCCTGCTGAAGAACCACGTCACGGAGCAGACCGGCCTCCGAGGCTACGCGTTGTTCACCCGGGCCTGCCTGGAATGGTTCGGCGTCGACGCGGACGTCGTCGGCATGAAGTCCCACACGGAGATGTACGAGGACGTGGGGGAGGTGGATGGCTCGAGGCGGCCTGGCGCGAGGAGCAGGAGCGCGCCGTGGTGTTCCTGGCGCCGGAGGACGCGGCGATCGAGGTGGCCGGCGACGTCCCCGCACCGCCGGCGCTGGTGTGGGAGCTGGTCACGTCGCCGACACGGCGCCCCCAGTGGCAGTTCGGCGTCGTCCAGGTGAACGAGGACGTGTCGGGGGGCCGCCGCGGGGTCGGGACCACCAACCACTGCTTCCACGGAGACAACATGGAGGCCTTCGAGGAGATCGTGGACTGGAAGCCCTTCCGGTACTACACGATCGTGGGGCGTTCGCCGTTCGGCGAGATGGACATGACCGTGGAGTTCACACCGCAGGACGACAGCTCGACCCGGGTGTCGTTGCGGATGCGGCCCCGGGGAACGCCCGAGCAGATCGCCACGGCCGCCCAGATGTTCGGCCCCATGGAACAGGTCATGCGGATCAGCCTGGACCGAGCGGTCGCGCTGGCGGGCGGGAGTGAGGGCGGCGGCGCTCCCGCGGGGGAGTGAGCGTGGCGGCGTTCAGGCCAGCGTGAGCTGGTTGCCGTAGGGGCCCTTCCCGGTCAGGCAGTACGCGCCGCAGCGCGCCGCCAGCTCCAGGGCCCGGTCGATGGGGAGGCCGGTGCCGAG from Actinomycetota bacterium encodes the following:
- a CDS encoding DUF2652 domain-containing protein — protein: MEACYFAFQRRQRNIANLTTCACNACIRIPDLTLKFVVHHGQYISHEVAGSRELIGSEVVTAHRLLKNHVTEQTGLRGYALFTRACLEWFGVDADVVGMKSHTEMYEDVGEVDGSRRPGARSRSAPWCSWRRRTRRSRWPATSPHRRRWCGSWSRRRHGAPSGSSASSR
- a CDS encoding SRPBCC family protein: MWELVTSPTRRPQWQFGVVQVNEDVSGGRRGVGTTNHCFHGDNMEAFEEIVDWKPFRYYTIVGRSPFGEMDMTVEFTPQDDSSTRVSLRMRPRGTPEQIATAAQMFGPMEQVMRISLDRAVALAGGSEGGGAPAGE